The uncultured Methanomethylovorans sp. genome contains a region encoding:
- a CDS encoding DUF126 domain-containing protein, whose translation MKIKCRTIARGCAEGQVLITRDPISFLGNVNPKTGEIVDVNHELFGQSIKGKVLVFPHGKGSTVGSYVIYQLFKNDVAPAAMINLDSEPIVAVGAIISAIPLVDRLEKDPYSILNNGISIKVNSTEGYVEVSES comes from the coding sequence ATGAAGATCAAATGCAGAACCATTGCCCGAGGATGTGCAGAGGGGCAAGTGTTGATCACGCGCGATCCCATTTCATTTCTTGGTAATGTAAACCCTAAGACTGGTGAGATCGTCGATGTGAATCACGAACTTTTCGGGCAGTCAATAAAGGGTAAGGTCCTGGTCTTTCCTCATGGAAAAGGCTCTACAGTAGGTTCTTATGTAATATATCAGCTTTTCAAGAACGATGTTGCCCCTGCAGCCATGATTAACCTGGATTCTGAGCCAATAGTTGCTGTGGGTGCAATTATTTCTGCCATACCTCTGGTGGATAGGCTGGAGAAGGATCCATATTCTATTCTTAATAATGGTATCTCCATAAAAGTAAATAGCACTGAAGGTTATGTTGAAGTCTCTGAAAGCTAA
- a CDS encoding TIGR04013 family B12-binding domain/radical SAM domain-containing protein, with protein MDICLRWKRKNAFSLAALAPLLPSIRRVKTPTDGIMIYSLVTRQAASVFREVQNATTKSIFIAGGPHPSGDPEGTLQYFDYVVIGEGEATLPELVKVLQEGGDVSTVKGVAYKDIEGKIVYTSKREPIELDDYPCFDPHLIKAPIEISRGCPWKCKYCQIPQMFGSKVRHRSIDSIVKCAQHYKDLRFVSSNSFAYGSDGVHPRFDKVEKLLEALYAIENKDIYFGTFPSEVRPEFVTDESLEMVTKYCTNDRISLGAQSGSERILRDIHRGHTVREVEIAVERCFEHGITPTVDFILGFPDESEEEQEMSLELIKWICSKGGEVRAHYLEPLPGTPYAHVSPSRVSEKVNSELGKLALNGKITGSWE; from the coding sequence ATGGATATTTGTTTGAGATGGAAACGGAAGAATGCTTTCAGTCTTGCTGCACTTGCACCTCTACTGCCCAGCATACGCAGAGTCAAAACACCTACTGATGGTATAATGATCTACAGTCTGGTGACAAGGCAGGCAGCAAGTGTATTCAGGGAGGTGCAGAATGCCACCACTAAATCTATTTTCATAGCAGGGGGTCCTCATCCCTCCGGCGATCCGGAAGGCACTTTGCAGTACTTTGATTATGTGGTTATCGGTGAAGGTGAAGCAACACTTCCTGAGCTTGTAAAGGTGCTGCAGGAGGGCGGGGACGTGAGCACAGTCAAAGGTGTCGCCTACAAGGATATTGAGGGAAAAATTGTCTACACTTCCAAAAGGGAACCCATAGAACTGGATGATTATCCCTGTTTTGATCCGCATCTTATCAAGGCTCCCATAGAGATCAGCCGGGGATGTCCCTGGAAGTGTAAATACTGTCAGATACCCCAGATGTTTGGCAGTAAGGTAAGGCATCGAAGCATAGACTCTATCGTTAAGTGTGCCCAGCATTATAAGGACTTGAGGTTCGTTTCATCGAATTCTTTTGCCTACGGAAGCGATGGTGTTCATCCGCGTTTTGACAAGGTGGAGAAGCTACTGGAGGCCTTGTATGCAATTGAAAACAAGGATATTTATTTTGGGACTTTTCCTTCAGAAGTGAGGCCAGAATTCGTTACAGACGAATCTCTGGAAATGGTAACTAAATACTGCACCAATGACAGGATCAGCCTTGGTGCACAGTCTGGCAGTGAAAGGATACTCAGGGATATCCATAGGGGGCACACTGTGAGAGAAGTGGAAATAGCTGTTGAACGCTGTTTTGAACATGGGATCACGCCTACTGTTGACTTTATTCTGGGTTTCCCTGATGAATCGGAAGAAGAACAGGAGATGAGCCTTGAACTCATAAAGTGGATCTGCAGCAAAGGTGGTGAAGTACGGGCACATTATCTTGAACCACTGCCAGGGACTCCTTATGCGCATGTATCTCCTAGCAGAGTGAGCGAGAAAGTTAACAGTGAACTTGGCAAATTAGCCCTTAACGGTAAGATTACAGGATCATGGGAATAA
- a CDS encoding YkgJ family cysteine cluster protein, with the protein MELVIIAISSIEEEMIDAKRELNDLMEYPIQKLCEIIKEVGFECDLCAKCCTSEFNDHVFLLDNEVPHIRRITSDALKPAPYFEFCDNKGTFYVSGYALLTKEDGSCKFLENNRCKIYEDRPMICRLYPYMLHRETDDSGKVDWRQISGLNEHGCYHSEISDEECSKIAVFTKDYEVSYLKHQISFLEFVNKHFKEHGLKHVQSTYDRMMRNMKKGEKVRVMVFCGGKFEEYLL; encoded by the coding sequence ATGGAGTTGGTCATTATAGCAATATCATCAATAGAAGAAGAAATGATCGACGCTAAAAGAGAGCTTAATGACCTGATGGAATATCCAATTCAGAAGTTATGCGAGATTATCAAAGAAGTTGGTTTTGAGTGTGACCTCTGCGCAAAATGCTGCACCAGCGAATTCAACGACCATGTCTTCCTGCTAGACAATGAAGTTCCCCATATAAGGAGAATAACATCTGATGCCTTGAAGCCCGCACCATATTTTGAATTTTGTGATAACAAAGGGACATTCTATGTTTCCGGTTATGCCCTCTTGACAAAAGAAGATGGTTCATGCAAGTTTCTCGAGAATAACAGATGTAAAATATACGAGGACAGGCCCATGATATGCAGGCTCTATCCCTACATGCTCCACCGCGAAACAGATGATTCCGGAAAAGTTGACTGGAGACAGATCAGTGGACTTAATGAACATGGATGTTATCATTCCGAAATAAGCGATGAGGAATGTAGCAAGATAGCAGTCTTTACCAAAGATTACGAAGTATCATATCTGAAACATCAGATCAGTTTCCTGGAATTCGTAAATAAGCATTTCAAGGAACACGGTCTAAAACATGTTCAAAGCACATATGACCGCATGATGCGGAATATGAAAAAAGGTGAAAAAGTAAGAGTAATGGTATTTTGTGGTGGGAAGTTCGAAGAGTATCTTCTCTGA
- a CDS encoding DUF5350 domain-containing protein, translating into MGKTGSVVWAKVKGRNGRTIKVKKSEEAKAHPGPAQRYMASGAKRRFIRRSPKAIVK; encoded by the coding sequence ATGGGTAAAACAGGCAGCGTAGTATGGGCGAAGGTCAAAGGAAGAAATGGTAGGACAATTAAGGTAAAGAAATCAGAGGAAGCCAAGGCGCATCCAGGTCCTGCACAGAGATATATGGCATCTGGTGCGAAGAGGAGATTCATCAGGCGCTCTCCGAAAGCTATCGTAAAGTGA
- the thsB gene encoding thermosome subunit beta has translation MAGQMAGQPIFILREGSQRTKGREAQSNNIMAAKAVAEAVRTTLGPKGMDKMLVDSLGDVVITNDGATILKEMDIEHPAAKMIVEVSKTQDDEVGDGTTTAAVIAGELLKKAEELIEQDVHPTIIASGYRLASERAAEILQTLAKKVTLNDEDILLNIAGTAMTGKGAEATKDVLSRIAVSAIKSIVDTTNGHNKVEMDNINVEKKVGARIEDSELITGMIIDKERVHSNMPKKVSNAKIALINIAIELKETEVDAEISITSPEQLQSFLDQEEKMIRSIVDKVVASGANVVFCQKGIDDMAQHFLAKSGIFAVRRVKKSDMQKLARATGGRLITNLDEITAEDLGKAQLVEEKKVGGDEMTFVTGCENPKAVSILLRGGTEHVIDNIERALHDALRVVGVAIEDETLVAGGGSPEVELALRLYEYAATLSGREQLAVKAFSEALEIIPRTLAENAGLDPIDKLMELRAHHEKGSKTAGLNVYTGEIIDMWQAGVVEPLRVKTQAINAASESAVMILRIDDIIASTRAPAGPSAEGMVPNMPPGMGGMGMD, from the coding sequence ATGGCAGGACAGATGGCTGGACAGCCGATTTTCATCTTAAGAGAAGGAAGTCAGAGAACAAAAGGCAGAGAAGCTCAGAGCAACAACATTATGGCCGCAAAGGCAGTTGCAGAAGCAGTAAGAACTACCCTCGGACCAAAAGGCATGGACAAAATGCTTGTGGACAGCCTAGGAGACGTCGTTATCACCAACGATGGTGCAACCATTCTTAAAGAAATGGACATTGAGCACCCCGCTGCAAAAATGATCGTCGAAGTCTCTAAGACTCAGGACGATGAAGTAGGCGACGGTACCACTACTGCAGCAGTTATTGCAGGTGAGCTGTTGAAGAAGGCAGAAGAGCTTATCGAACAGGATGTTCACCCAACCATTATCGCTTCCGGATACAGGCTTGCTTCAGAAAGGGCTGCAGAGATCCTTCAAACCCTTGCAAAGAAAGTTACCCTGAATGATGAGGACATTCTCCTGAACATCGCCGGGACAGCAATGACTGGTAAGGGTGCAGAAGCTACCAAGGATGTACTCTCCAGGATAGCAGTTTCTGCCATTAAGAGCATCGTTGACACCACTAATGGTCACAACAAGGTAGAGATGGACAACATCAATGTCGAAAAGAAAGTTGGAGCACGCATCGAGGACTCCGAGCTCATCACTGGTATGATTATCGACAAAGAGCGTGTACATAGTAACATGCCCAAGAAGGTTTCCAACGCAAAGATAGCTCTTATCAACATAGCCATCGAGCTCAAAGAGACCGAAGTTGATGCAGAAATCTCTATCACGTCCCCTGAGCAGTTACAGTCTTTCCTTGACCAGGAAGAGAAGATGATCAGGAGCATCGTCGATAAGGTCGTGGCAAGCGGCGCAAATGTTGTATTCTGTCAGAAGGGTATTGATGACATGGCCCAGCATTTCCTTGCCAAGAGCGGTATCTTCGCAGTAAGGCGTGTCAAGAAGAGCGACATGCAGAAGCTTGCAAGAGCAACAGGCGGTAGGCTTATCACAAACTTGGATGAGATCACAGCCGAGGATCTGGGTAAAGCACAGCTTGTAGAAGAGAAGAAGGTCGGCGGCGACGAAATGACCTTTGTCACTGGTTGTGAAAACCCCAAGGCAGTCTCAATTCTGCTACGCGGTGGTACCGAGCATGTTATAGACAACATCGAAAGAGCACTGCACGATGCGCTGAGAGTGGTCGGAGTTGCTATCGAGGATGAGACACTGGTAGCAGGCGGCGGTTCACCAGAAGTAGAGCTCGCACTGAGACTTTACGAGTATGCAGCAACCCTCAGCGGCAGGGAACAGCTTGCAGTTAAGGCATTCTCCGAGGCACTTGAGATCATCCCAAGGACACTTGCAGAGAACGCAGGACTTGACCCAATAGACAAGCTCATGGAGCTGCGTGCTCACCACGAGAAGGGATCAAAGACTGCAGGTCTTAATGTGTACACCGGCGAGATCATTGACATGTGGCAGGCTGGCGTTGTGGAGCCTCTCAGGGTTAAGACCCAGGCAATCAATGCAGCTTCAGAGTCTGCTGTAATGATCCTCAGGATCGATGACATCATAGCTTCAACCCGTGCACCAGCAGGTCCATCTGCAGAAGGCATGGTCCCCAATATGCCACCAGGAATGGGCGGCATGGGCATGGACTAA
- a CDS encoding ORC1-type DNA replication protein, with amino-acid sequence MSKDILMWDETVFRNPEILELDHVPEYFAHRDSQLQSLKFALRPTVRGMRPLNCLISGPPGTGKTTAVKKVFSELQEHVKNVVFVKVNCQIDSTRFAVMAKIYENLLKVSPPSSGVSFGKVFQKVVNHLITSDKILVVALDDINYLFHEGHADEVMYSLLRAHEQYPGARIGVIAIVSDTGTMYRFDPRVGSVFLPEEIAFPRYEYKEIQDIINNRVFYAFFPHVVPTEVQEKIVEYTNLTGDLRIGIDLLKRAGLNAERKASRSVSIEDVEKAYEASRLLHLCRGISSLNDHEKKLLRLITQGKDPQTGELYKEFHETTQLGYTRFYELIEKLNSLQYIDADFSGKGMRGRTRIIKTRYNSADILHCLDK; translated from the coding sequence TTGAGCAAGGATATATTGATGTGGGATGAAACGGTATTTAGGAATCCCGAAATACTTGAACTTGACCATGTCCCAGAATATTTTGCTCACAGAGATAGCCAGCTGCAATCACTAAAATTTGCCTTAAGACCTACAGTTAGAGGCATGCGCCCTCTTAATTGCCTCATAAGCGGCCCCCCAGGAACTGGAAAGACAACTGCCGTTAAAAAAGTTTTTAGTGAATTACAAGAGCACGTAAAGAACGTTGTCTTTGTGAAAGTCAACTGCCAGATAGACTCCACCCGTTTTGCAGTTATGGCTAAGATCTATGAAAACCTGCTGAAAGTTTCTCCCCCATCTTCCGGCGTGTCTTTTGGGAAGGTATTCCAGAAAGTTGTGAACCATCTGATAACCTCTGACAAAATACTCGTGGTTGCCCTTGATGATATTAACTACCTTTTTCACGAAGGACATGCTGATGAAGTAATGTACTCCCTATTAAGAGCACATGAACAATATCCTGGAGCACGTATTGGAGTAATAGCCATTGTTAGCGATACCGGCACCATGTACAGGTTCGACCCCAGAGTGGGATCAGTTTTTTTGCCAGAAGAGATCGCATTTCCACGATACGAATACAAAGAGATACAGGATATAATTAACAACAGGGTATTTTATGCATTCTTCCCGCACGTTGTGCCAACCGAAGTACAGGAAAAAATAGTCGAATACACAAACCTTACAGGCGATCTGCGCATAGGGATAGATCTGCTAAAGAGGGCTGGACTAAACGCAGAGAGGAAAGCAAGTCGTAGTGTTTCTATAGAAGATGTGGAAAAAGCATACGAAGCCTCCCGGCTTTTGCACCTGTGCAGGGGCATAAGTTCTCTGAATGACCACGAAAAAAAGTTGTTACGCCTGATAACCCAAGGTAAGGACCCACAGACTGGAGAACTCTATAAGGAATTCCATGAGACAACACAACTTGGTTACACTCGTTTCTACGAATTAATAGAGAAACTAAACAGTTTACAGTATATTGATGCTGATTTTTCAGGAAAAGGCATGCGTGGAAGGACACGTATCATAAAAACACGATACAATTCCGCAGATATACTTCACTGCCTTGACAAATAA
- a CDS encoding N-acetyltransferase produces the protein MSFNGSSVEDISIRNATINDIEDIMDIEHESFHETVYEDWSVFLDRISTFPDGFLVLEVNGNVCGYISSEIWNYSEEIREDMFDLNHSIGKVHTTTGSELYISSIGILKKYRGKGYGKRLFSELSKRIIEKYNILSMVLIVSVQWTAAKKIYKNNGFEEKYLIQRFFDDESNSNAIVMRKYL, from the coding sequence ATGAGTTTTAATGGTAGTTCCGTGGAAGATATCTCGATCAGAAATGCTACAATAAACGATATAGAAGATATAATGGATATTGAACATGAATCTTTTCATGAAACCGTATATGAAGACTGGTCTGTGTTTTTAGATCGCATCTCAACTTTCCCAGATGGCTTTTTAGTTCTGGAAGTGAATGGGAACGTTTGCGGATACATATCCTCAGAGATATGGAATTATTCAGAGGAGATACGTGAAGACATGTTCGACCTGAATCACAGTATCGGTAAAGTACATACCACCACAGGCTCAGAGTTATATATATCTTCGATAGGCATTCTTAAAAAGTATCGTGGGAAAGGATATGGAAAACGATTGTTTTCAGAGCTGTCCAAAAGAATCATTGAAAAGTACAATATCTTAAGCATGGTCCTTATAGTTTCAGTTCAGTGGACAGCTGCAAAAAAAATATATAAGAACAATGGTTTTGAAGAAAAATACTTGATCCAGAGATTCTTTGATGATGAAAGCAATTCAAACGCTATTGTGATGAGGAAATACCTCTGA
- a CDS encoding cysteine desulfurase, producing the protein MYDLPAIRKDFPLLEEFIYLDNAATTQTPVPAVKAMEEYFYKYAANHGRGAHRLARMTTDKYEDARETVASFLNADVSGTVFTRNATESINMVAYGLKWHPKDHVIVSIVEHHSNLLPWLRLRDQGVEVTAVQADKEGVVDPKQIESSITNKTRLIAVNHVTNTFGSIQDIETITKKCHENGCQVLVDASQSAGHMPLDMKKVGADFLVTPGHKGLLGPQGTGILCLKDTDSIKPMYVGGGMVNYVSIESYQIEASPARFEAGTPNIPGVIGLGRAVEYVKDAGIENIEKHETTLAKKAASLLAEIPQVQVYGPENRAGVVSFDVEGINPHDVAIILDQTRKICVRSGYHCAMPALQNMGLKGTVRASFALYNTIEEVEALAEAVSNIAALVD; encoded by the coding sequence ATGTACGACCTACCAGCAATAAGAAAAGATTTTCCTCTTCTTGAAGAGTTTATATATCTAGACAATGCTGCAACCACACAGACACCTGTGCCGGCAGTAAAAGCAATGGAAGAATATTTTTATAAGTACGCAGCTAACCATGGAAGAGGCGCCCATCGACTTGCAAGGATGACTACTGATAAGTACGAAGATGCCAGAGAAACAGTTGCATCATTCCTTAATGCCGATGTATCTGGAACTGTTTTTACCCGTAATGCCACCGAAAGTATTAACATGGTAGCTTATGGCCTAAAGTGGCATCCTAAAGACCATGTAATAGTTTCCATTGTAGAACACCATTCTAACCTGCTGCCTTGGTTGAGGCTGCGAGATCAGGGAGTAGAGGTGACAGCCGTACAGGCGGATAAGGAGGGAGTAGTGGACCCTAAACAAATAGAATCATCCATTACGAATAAAACACGCTTGATAGCTGTAAACCATGTGACAAATACATTTGGTTCTATCCAAGATATCGAAACAATAACGAAGAAATGCCATGAAAATGGCTGCCAGGTACTCGTAGATGCTTCCCAGTCTGCAGGACATATGCCACTGGATATGAAAAAAGTAGGAGCTGATTTTCTGGTAACCCCGGGACATAAAGGTTTACTAGGCCCGCAGGGGACTGGCATCCTTTGTCTTAAAGACACAGATTCTATAAAACCTATGTATGTAGGTGGAGGGATGGTAAATTATGTATCCATAGAGAGTTACCAGATAGAAGCAAGTCCAGCACGTTTCGAGGCGGGAACACCAAATATCCCCGGAGTTATTGGCCTTGGCAGAGCTGTGGAATATGTGAAGGATGCAGGCATTGAGAATATAGAGAAGCATGAAACAACACTGGCAAAGAAAGCTGCTTCGCTGCTTGCTGAGATACCGCAGGTTCAGGTGTATGGTCCTGAAAACAGGGCAGGAGTTGTATCATTTGACGTGGAAGGAATAAATCCCCATGATGTAGCCATCATCCTAGACCAAACACGTAAGATATGTGTACGTAGTGGTTATCACTGTGCTATGCCAGCATTACAGAACATGGGCCTTAAAGGCACAGTACGTGCATCATTTGCTTTGTATAATACTATAGAAGAAGTAGAAGCACTTGCAGAAGCAGTCTCAAACATTGCTGCACTTGTTGATTGA
- a CDS encoding cation:proton antiporter, with amino-acid sequence MFPGIPIHEPVLIFALAMLVFLIAPLLFKLFKLPGMIGIILTGALIGPNALHILDRSETIILLEEIGIVYLMFVTGLEVNINKFIEKIDRSLTFGVLSFLIPQVTGTAIGYYILNLSFPEALLFAAVVASQTLLAYPVIKRLGIVNNEAITATIGGTMLAETLALMVLAVVLSSLEGSLGTFFWIKLGLGLIVLFIGSWFTVPRIARWFFSNLTDESYFEFLFVLAVVFIVAYLAKIAGFEPIIGAFLAGLLLNRLIPNNSPLMNRIEFVGNALFIPFFLLSVGMLTNIHSFFEGGKHFILAFWMIFIMFTTKLGAAWVTGLAYKYRTNQIISMFGLSIGHAAAALAIVLIAFEAGLFDEDMVNAVVMMILVVGIISPQIVEKYGSRVAFEDKSTYDPAKESLRIIIPFSTESTYKQLLMDLALMIRERKSDEPLHVLSVVKYDAINSEKKVIEAEKMLHETINYAACAEVPVKTHVRIDYNIAYGIMKAVIENRISTILIGWDGVHSPKESVIGSITDQLLRGTEKLVLVSMIKQPLCNTQNITIIIPYGIDHNGGLYHVVDIIKRISEGTSAPVKVLVVKDNPTNYKKMFKKLCPDIPITFEVLEGWKILTDMLRAKDDSPNELIISISTRRNTPGWHPMLHILPRLITSFFKGNLIIAYSSTEEKSEYLKIIDAE; translated from the coding sequence ATGTTCCCTGGAATTCCCATACATGAGCCAGTACTGATATTCGCACTGGCCATGTTGGTGTTCCTCATAGCGCCTCTTCTTTTTAAATTATTCAAGCTTCCAGGGATGATAGGAATAATCCTTACTGGTGCCCTTATAGGACCCAATGCATTGCATATATTGGATCGTAGTGAAACAATCATACTTCTCGAAGAGATAGGTATTGTGTACCTGATGTTCGTAACAGGCCTAGAGGTCAATATTAACAAGTTCATCGAGAAGATAGATCGAAGTCTGACCTTTGGGGTACTCTCATTTCTAATACCGCAAGTTACAGGAACTGCCATAGGGTATTATATATTAAACCTCTCTTTCCCCGAAGCTCTGCTTTTTGCTGCAGTGGTCGCCTCACAAACTTTGCTTGCATATCCAGTTATCAAGAGACTTGGCATAGTTAACAACGAAGCTATCACAGCGACCATTGGTGGCACAATGCTTGCTGAAACACTAGCCTTAATGGTCCTTGCGGTCGTGCTATCTTCTCTTGAAGGGAGCCTTGGAACCTTCTTTTGGATTAAGCTTGGACTAGGACTAATAGTGTTATTTATAGGATCATGGTTTACCGTACCCCGCATTGCCAGATGGTTCTTTAGTAATCTTACGGATGAAAGTTATTTTGAATTCCTTTTCGTACTAGCTGTAGTTTTTATTGTAGCATATCTTGCAAAAATAGCAGGTTTTGAACCCATCATTGGAGCATTTCTTGCTGGCCTTTTGCTTAATAGACTAATCCCAAACAACAGTCCTCTTATGAATAGAATAGAATTCGTGGGAAATGCTCTATTCATACCTTTCTTCCTTCTTTCAGTTGGTATGCTGACAAATATCCATTCATTCTTTGAAGGTGGAAAACACTTCATATTGGCATTCTGGATGATATTTATTATGTTCACAACGAAGCTTGGCGCTGCATGGGTTACGGGCCTTGCCTACAAATACAGAACAAATCAGATAATAAGCATGTTCGGATTGTCGATAGGCCATGCTGCAGCAGCCCTTGCAATTGTATTAATTGCCTTTGAAGCCGGCCTTTTTGATGAAGATATGGTAAATGCCGTAGTTATGATGATACTTGTTGTGGGAATAATAAGTCCTCAGATTGTCGAAAAGTATGGCAGCAGAGTTGCTTTTGAAGATAAATCAACATATGATCCTGCAAAAGAATCCCTCCGTATTATTATTCCATTTTCAACAGAATCAACATACAAGCAGCTCTTAATGGACCTAGCTCTTATGATAAGAGAGAGGAAGTCTGATGAGCCGTTGCACGTGCTTTCTGTAGTAAAGTACGACGCAATCAACTCCGAGAAAAAGGTGATTGAAGCAGAAAAGATGCTTCATGAGACCATAAACTATGCCGCATGTGCTGAGGTTCCGGTAAAAACCCATGTACGGATTGATTATAATATAGCCTATGGAATAATGAAAGCAGTCATTGAAAACCGAATATCAACTATTTTGATAGGTTGGGATGGCGTGCATTCTCCAAAGGAAAGTGTGATTGGGTCGATCACTGATCAGTTACTGCGCGGAACTGAGAAACTTGTCCTTGTCTCAATGATAAAACAGCCCCTCTGCAACACACAGAACATCACCATTATAATACCATATGGTATCGATCACAATGGAGGATTATACCATGTTGTCGACATAATAAAAAGAATCTCAGAAGGTACATCAGCACCTGTAAAAGTTCTAGTAGTAAAGGATAACCCGACAAACTATAAGAAAATGTTCAAAAAACTTTGTCCAGATATTCCAATCACCTTTGAAGTTCTGGAGGGATGGAAAATCCTTACCGATATGCTGCGTGCAAAAGACGACTCCCCTAACGAACTAATTATATCAATCAGCACGCGAAGAAATACTCCCGGATGGCATCCGATGTTACATATACTGCCAAGACTGATTACCTCTTTCTTTAAAGGTAACTTGATAATAGCATACTCTTCAACAGAAGAAAAATCAGAGTACCTAAAAATCATTGATGCTGAATAA
- a CDS encoding YcaO-related McrA-glycine thioamidation protein, whose protein sequence is MPEIIIDKSLTYIEGTQRVFTEEETLQRVQPLLKDIGVTRIANITDLDRIGIPVFSSIRPSAAEGAISVYSGKGTNETQARISAIMESFERCLAERSGINKDVQENIASQEFIETPEIASVSYNIIEPHSLLLPEKLMPSSRIEWTTGWDLLKKKEVLVPTNSVYHPYDAPGISVKLFRTNTNGLAAGNTIEEAIYHGLLEVLERDALSSAEFNRFPGKEIVLTEDDGENYRLVQACKEAGIDVKLWLLFHDSGVPTVVAAMDDVQLKDPALLVMGAGSHLDPSIAVRRAITEAAQSRVVQIHGAREDTEREKFVRDIGYDRIKRMNRYWYEEGEKINLSGINDLSTNRPSTNIAILLDKIGNAAEHAVVVDLSRESVGVPVVRVIVPTFELYTIDRERMGSRLKMSPRKKLPSEERPWKRRMVN, encoded by the coding sequence ATGCCCGAGATCATCATAGACAAATCACTTACCTATATTGAGGGAACTCAGCGTGTCTTCACGGAAGAGGAAACCCTTCAAAGAGTTCAGCCACTGCTCAAAGATATTGGGGTTACTCGTATTGCCAATATCACAGACCTTGACAGAATAGGCATACCTGTATTTTCCAGCATAAGGCCTAGTGCAGCGGAAGGTGCCATCTCCGTATACTCTGGAAAGGGGACGAATGAGACGCAAGCGCGTATATCTGCAATAATGGAAAGCTTTGAGCGATGTCTTGCAGAGCGCAGTGGCATAAACAAAGATGTTCAGGAGAATATAGCTTCTCAAGAGTTCATAGAGACTCCCGAAATCGCCAGTGTGAGTTACAATATAATCGAGCCACATTCACTTCTGCTGCCCGAAAAACTAATGCCTTCCTCTCGTATCGAATGGACTACTGGCTGGGACCTGCTGAAGAAAAAAGAGGTCTTAGTACCCACTAATTCTGTATATCATCCTTACGATGCACCCGGAATATCTGTAAAGCTTTTCCGTACCAATACTAATGGACTTGCTGCTGGTAATACTATTGAAGAAGCTATTTATCATGGGCTATTGGAGGTCTTGGAAAGGGATGCCCTTAGCAGTGCAGAGTTCAACCGTTTCCCTGGAAAAGAGATCGTACTTACAGAAGATGATGGCGAGAACTACAGGCTTGTGCAAGCATGCAAAGAGGCTGGTATTGATGTCAAGTTATGGCTGTTGTTCCATGACTCCGGTGTTCCTACAGTAGTGGCTGCAATGGATGATGTGCAGCTGAAAGACCCTGCACTGCTTGTAATGGGTGCCGGTTCACATCTTGATCCTTCTATAGCTGTGAGGAGGGCTATTACTGAAGCTGCTCAATCAAGAGTGGTGCAGATCCACGGTGCAAGAGAGGATACAGAACGGGAAAAATTCGTAAGAGATATCGGCTACGATCGTATTAAACGCATGAACAGGTACTGGTATGAAGAAGGGGAAAAAATAAATCTTTCTGGCATTAATGATCTGTCTACAAATCGTCCTTCCACTAACATTGCTATTTTACTTGATAAGATAGGTAATGCAGCTGAACATGCGGTAGTTGTTGATCTGTCTCGGGAAAGTGTGGGTGTACCAGTAGTAAGAGTTATAGTGCCTACATTTGAGCTTTATACCATAGATCGTGAACGTATGGGTAGTCGGCTCAAGATGTCTCCCAGAAAAAAACTGCCTTCTGAGGAGAGGCCCTGGAAGAGGAGAATGGTCAATTGA